A genome region from Carya illinoinensis cultivar Pawnee chromosome 2, C.illinoinensisPawnee_v1, whole genome shotgun sequence includes the following:
- the LOC122301554 gene encoding protein NRT1/ PTR FAMILY 5.1 isoform X1 has product MEAKGYTQDGTVDLRGRPVLASKTGKWKACAFLIGYEALERMAFNGIASNLVNYLTTQLHQDTVSSVRDVNNWSGTVWITPILGAYIADSYAGRFWTFAVSSLIYVMGMVLLTTVVSLKSLRPSCTNGVCNKASTSQISFFYLSLYTIAIGAGGTKPNISTFGADQFDDFNPHEKELKVSFFNWWMFSTFLGALVATLGLVYIQDNLGWGLGYGIPTAGLLLSLFIFYMGIPIYRHKVRKTKSPARDLIRVPIAAFKNRKLQLPNNPSELYEFELQHHTSSGKRQVHHTTIFRFLDKAAIKDSNLDPSRPPCTVTQVEGAKLILGMILIWLVTLIPSTIWAQINTLFVKQGTTLNRSLSPNFQIPAASLGSFVTLSMLIFVPMYDRYFVPFMRQRTGNSRGITLLQRLGIGFIIQVIATGVAYAVEVRRMHVIRVNHIVGPKQIVPMSIFWLLPQYVLLGIADVFNAIGLLEFFYDQSPENMQSLGTTFFTSGIGVGNFLNSFLVTMVDKITGRDGGKSWIGDNLNDCHLDYYYVFLLVISIINLGVFLWASSKYVYKKEITEVKEGCLQMEGRVLDMSPLGLQV; this is encoded by the exons ATGGAAGCCAAAGGTTATACCCAAGATGGCACCGTTGATCTTCGTGGCCGCCCCGTACTTGCATCTAAAACTGGGAAATGGAAAGCCTGCGCTTTCCTTATTG GTTATGAGGCATTAGAGAGGATGGCCTTCAACGGAATAGCGTCCAACTTGGTGAATTACTTGACAACCCAACTTCATCAAGACACAGTTTCATCAGTAAGGGATGTGAATAACTGGTCCGGAACTGTGTGGATTACACCAATTCTTGGTGCGTACATTGCAGATTCTTACGCGGGTCGTTTCTGGACTTTCGCCGTCTCATCACTCATATACGTCATG GGGATGGTGCTTCTGACAACGGTAGTTTCACTCAAAAGCTTGAGGCCATCATGTACAAATGGAGTCTGCAACAAGGCCTCCACTTCACAGATTTCCTTCTTCTACTTATCTCTCTACACTATAGCAATTGGGGCAGGTGGAACGAAGCCCAACATATCCACCTTTGGCGCAGACCAGTTTGATGATTTCAATCCCCATGAGAAAGAGCTCAAGGTTTCATTCTTCAACTGGTGGATGTTCAGCACTTTCTTAGGCGCTTTAGTTGCCACTCTTGGCCTTGTTTATATTCAAGACAATCTTGGATGGGGATTAGGCTATGGTATACCTACGGCCGGGCTTCTGCTGTCCCTATTTATTTTCTACATGGGGATCCCAATCTACAGGCACAAAGTTAGGAAGACTAAAAGTCCTGCAAGGGACTTGATTCGAGTCCCTATTGCTGCCTTCAAAAATAGGAAGCTTCAACTACCTAACAACCCCTCAGAGCTTTATGAGTTTGAGCTGCAGCATCACACAAGCAGTGGCAAGAGACAGGTCCATCACACCACCATTTTCAG GTTCTTGGACAAGGCTGCAATAAAAGATTCCAACTTGGACCCCTCAAGACCACCATGCACAGTGACTCAGGTAGAAGGAGCCAAGCTAATTTTGGGGATGATATTGATATGGCTTGTAACACTAATTCCTAGCACGATTTGGGCACAAATCAACACTCTTTTTGTCAAACAAGGTACCACCTTAAATCGAAGCCTGAGCCCCAACTTCCAAATTCCAGCTGCCTCGCTAGGGAGCTTCGTGACTCTCTCCATGCTCATTTTTGTGCCCATGTATGATCGTTACTTTGTACCATTTATGCGTCAGAGAACCGGAAATTCTAGGGGAATCACACTTCTTCAGAGGCTGGGCATTGGATTTATCATACAAGTTATTGCCACTGGAGTTGCTTATGCTGTGGAAGTTAGGCGCATGCATGTCATAAGAGTGAACCACATAGTAGGTCCCAAGCAAATCGTACCTATGAGCATATTTTGGCTATTGCCCCAATACGTTCTACTAGGCATCGCAGATGTGTTCAATGCAATTGGGTTGCTAGAATTCTTCTATGATCAGTCTCCAGAGAACATGCAAAGTCTTGGGACAACGTTCTTCACAAGTGGGATTGGTGTTGGCAACTTTTTGAATAGCTTTTTGGTAACAATGGTGGATAAAATTACAGGAAGGGATGGGGGGAAGAGTTGGATAGGCGACAATTTGAATGACTGTCACTTGGATTACTATTACGTGTTCCTGCTGGTCATATCCATAATTAATTTAGGGGTCTTTTTGTGGGCATCGAGTAAATATGTTTACAAGAAGGAGATCACAGAAGTGAAGGAGGGTTGTCTTCAAATGGAGGGCAGAGTCTTAGATATGTCTCCTCTGGGGTTACAGGTATAA
- the LOC122301554 gene encoding protein NRT1/ PTR FAMILY 5.1 isoform X2 → MVLLTTVVSLKSLRPSCTNGVCNKASTSQISFFYLSLYTIAIGAGGTKPNISTFGADQFDDFNPHEKELKVSFFNWWMFSTFLGALVATLGLVYIQDNLGWGLGYGIPTAGLLLSLFIFYMGIPIYRHKVRKTKSPARDLIRVPIAAFKNRKLQLPNNPSELYEFELQHHTSSGKRQVHHTTIFRFLDKAAIKDSNLDPSRPPCTVTQVEGAKLILGMILIWLVTLIPSTIWAQINTLFVKQGTTLNRSLSPNFQIPAASLGSFVTLSMLIFVPMYDRYFVPFMRQRTGNSRGITLLQRLGIGFIIQVIATGVAYAVEVRRMHVIRVNHIVGPKQIVPMSIFWLLPQYVLLGIADVFNAIGLLEFFYDQSPENMQSLGTTFFTSGIGVGNFLNSFLVTMVDKITGRDGGKSWIGDNLNDCHLDYYYVFLLVISIINLGVFLWASSKYVYKKEITEVKEGCLQMEGRVLDMSPLGLQV, encoded by the exons ATGGTGCTTCTGACAACGGTAGTTTCACTCAAAAGCTTGAGGCCATCATGTACAAATGGAGTCTGCAACAAGGCCTCCACTTCACAGATTTCCTTCTTCTACTTATCTCTCTACACTATAGCAATTGGGGCAGGTGGAACGAAGCCCAACATATCCACCTTTGGCGCAGACCAGTTTGATGATTTCAATCCCCATGAGAAAGAGCTCAAGGTTTCATTCTTCAACTGGTGGATGTTCAGCACTTTCTTAGGCGCTTTAGTTGCCACTCTTGGCCTTGTTTATATTCAAGACAATCTTGGATGGGGATTAGGCTATGGTATACCTACGGCCGGGCTTCTGCTGTCCCTATTTATTTTCTACATGGGGATCCCAATCTACAGGCACAAAGTTAGGAAGACTAAAAGTCCTGCAAGGGACTTGATTCGAGTCCCTATTGCTGCCTTCAAAAATAGGAAGCTTCAACTACCTAACAACCCCTCAGAGCTTTATGAGTTTGAGCTGCAGCATCACACAAGCAGTGGCAAGAGACAGGTCCATCACACCACCATTTTCAG GTTCTTGGACAAGGCTGCAATAAAAGATTCCAACTTGGACCCCTCAAGACCACCATGCACAGTGACTCAGGTAGAAGGAGCCAAGCTAATTTTGGGGATGATATTGATATGGCTTGTAACACTAATTCCTAGCACGATTTGGGCACAAATCAACACTCTTTTTGTCAAACAAGGTACCACCTTAAATCGAAGCCTGAGCCCCAACTTCCAAATTCCAGCTGCCTCGCTAGGGAGCTTCGTGACTCTCTCCATGCTCATTTTTGTGCCCATGTATGATCGTTACTTTGTACCATTTATGCGTCAGAGAACCGGAAATTCTAGGGGAATCACACTTCTTCAGAGGCTGGGCATTGGATTTATCATACAAGTTATTGCCACTGGAGTTGCTTATGCTGTGGAAGTTAGGCGCATGCATGTCATAAGAGTGAACCACATAGTAGGTCCCAAGCAAATCGTACCTATGAGCATATTTTGGCTATTGCCCCAATACGTTCTACTAGGCATCGCAGATGTGTTCAATGCAATTGGGTTGCTAGAATTCTTCTATGATCAGTCTCCAGAGAACATGCAAAGTCTTGGGACAACGTTCTTCACAAGTGGGATTGGTGTTGGCAACTTTTTGAATAGCTTTTTGGTAACAATGGTGGATAAAATTACAGGAAGGGATGGGGGGAAGAGTTGGATAGGCGACAATTTGAATGACTGTCACTTGGATTACTATTACGTGTTCCTGCTGGTCATATCCATAATTAATTTAGGGGTCTTTTTGTGGGCATCGAGTAAATATGTTTACAAGAAGGAGATCACAGAAGTGAAGGAGGGTTGTCTTCAAATGGAGGGCAGAGTCTTAGATATGTCTCCTCTGGGGTTACAGGTATAA